A stretch of Arcobacter arenosus DNA encodes these proteins:
- a CDS encoding methyl-accepting chemotaxis protein translates to MNNLTIGKKIGFVVTIVSVVALIIGVVVLQYQKSHLKDEVYERDAVSLKHMSEDNIYAKFGVGISNAVSIANDGMLKKSLKENDREIAIKALSKLSESMKDSTEFKNIKVHIHTKDNKSFLRAWKPDKFGDDLSSFRHSVVKVNETKKAVNTFELGKAGLSIRSVMPIMDEGTHLGSLEFIQGLNSVAKIFNKQEKGFLLLMDKRKSSVKLFNEELIYKTNYIISQKFLNEDFFNDAKNINLDELLKNKIYLTDKYLYTYEVIKDFRGEELGIVILADTMKHVNSAVEDAEIIINTALILIVVLLVFILIFITLSIRKIVITPLTDLKNGIDKLTKNSNSSSMKITKKSDDELGDVVDSFNNYLQFIEDGIKQDGVVINEAIDIIEKTKNGFYSYNIKEKANSPQVEEFKNKVNEMLDITKDNLSMVTKALIEFGNARYDYTIDAKSSGNIGSLIKGTNSLGSSVSEILCMIDNTSKRVSNNAEELAATSEQLSASSTQQAASLEETAAAVEEITSTITQTDEKTKKMLEISSELSNTSIKDNELAHKTGTSMEEINKATNDIVDAITIIDQIAFQTNILSLNAAVEAATAGEAGKGFAVVAQEVRNLAARSAEAAKEIKNIVTYAQEKTKEGKETADVMVESFKLLNTRVQEVTSLVSEVSTASEEQKQGMIQINDAVNQLDKATQENANASETVSSKAMALSELSAQLVAIINRTSFDKSKSSGVCDVNLVFDTTKLKLDHVNFKETNFVQLGNGKNWTVKNHHECDLGKWIEAHKNESFTRNSDWQEFLKAHEEVHSNVQEYINVDSVNKRDERLPSIAKHIEESTTKVFDYIDKIKAHKCEEMKLEKEHEVSTKEKKELKKSTPIVKKEYSKPRDIKAQNSNDDEWESF, encoded by the coding sequence ATGAATAATCTTACTATAGGGAAAAAAATAGGATTTGTAGTTACTATTGTATCTGTAGTTGCATTGATTATAGGAGTTGTAGTTTTACAATATCAAAAATCACACCTAAAAGATGAAGTTTATGAACGGGATGCAGTAAGTCTTAAACATATGTCTGAAGATAATATATATGCAAAATTTGGTGTAGGTATTTCAAATGCTGTATCTATTGCAAATGATGGTATGTTAAAAAAGTCATTAAAAGAAAATGATAGAGAGATTGCTATTAAAGCCTTATCTAAACTTAGTGAATCAATGAAAGACTCAACTGAATTTAAAAACATCAAAGTTCATATACACACCAAAGATAATAAATCTTTCCTTAGGGCTTGGAAACCAGATAAGTTTGGAGATGACCTTAGTAGTTTTAGACATAGTGTTGTAAAAGTTAATGAAACAAAAAAAGCTGTAAATACCTTTGAACTTGGGAAAGCTGGATTATCTATTAGGTCAGTTATGCCAATTATGGATGAGGGAACGCATTTAGGTTCTTTGGAGTTTATTCAAGGTTTAAACTCTGTTGCAAAAATATTTAATAAACAAGAAAAAGGTTTTTTACTTTTAATGGATAAAAGAAAATCTTCGGTAAAACTTTTTAATGAGGAATTAATATACAAAACTAATTATATAATCTCACAAAAATTTTTAAATGAAGATTTTTTTAACGATGCAAAAAATATAAATTTAGATGAACTATTAAAAAATAAAATCTATCTTACAGATAAATATCTTTATACATATGAAGTTATTAAAGATTTTAGAGGAGAAGAGTTAGGTATTGTAATTTTAGCAGATACAATGAAGCATGTAAACTCAGCAGTTGAAGACGCAGAAATTATAATTAACACTGCATTGATTTTAATAGTTGTACTTTTAGTATTTATTTTAATTTTTATAACCCTATCAATTAGAAAAATAGTAATTACTCCTTTAACTGATTTAAAAAATGGAATAGATAAGTTAACAAAAAATTCAAATAGTTCTTCAATGAAAATTACAAAAAAATCAGATGATGAACTTGGTGATGTTGTGGATAGTTTTAATAATTATTTACAATTTATTGAAGATGGTATTAAACAAGATGGAGTTGTTATCAATGAAGCTATAGATATTATAGAAAAAACAAAAAATGGTTTTTATTCATATAATATTAAAGAAAAAGCAAACTCTCCACAAGTTGAAGAGTTTAAAAATAAAGTTAATGAAATGTTAGATATCACAAAAGATAATCTAAGTATGGTTACAAAAGCACTTATTGAATTTGGTAATGCTAGATATGACTATACAATTGATGCTAAAAGTTCAGGAAATATAGGCTCTTTAATAAAAGGAACTAATTCTTTAGGAAGTTCAGTTTCTGAAATTTTATGTATGATTGATAACACAAGTAAAAGAGTTTCAAACAATGCAGAAGAGTTAGCGGCAACTTCTGAACAATTATCAGCATCTTCTACTCAACAAGCTGCATCTTTAGAAGAAACAGCAGCTGCTGTTGAAGAGATTACATCAACAATTACTCAAACAGATGAAAAGACGAAAAAGATGTTGGAGATTTCAAGTGAATTATCTAATACTAGTATAAAAGATAATGAATTGGCTCATAAAACAGGTACTTCAATGGAAGAGATTAATAAAGCTACAAACGATATTGTTGATGCAATTACAATAATTGACCAAATCGCTTTCCAAACAAATATCCTTTCACTTAACGCTGCTGTAGAAGCAGCAACCGCAGGGGAAGCTGGAAAAGGATTTGCTGTTGTAGCGCAAGAGGTTAGAAATCTAGCTGCAAGAAGTGCTGAGGCAGCTAAAGAGATTAAAAATATTGTTACGTATGCTCAGGAAAAAACCAAAGAGGGTAAAGAAACAGCTGATGTAATGGTTGAAAGTTTCAAGCTTTTAAATACAAGAGTTCAAGAAGTTACTAGTTTAGTTAGTGAGGTATCAACAGCTTCTGAAGAACAAAAACAAGGAATGATTCAAATTAATGATGCAGTAAATCAATTAGATAAAGCTACTCAAGAAAACGCAAATGCATCTGAAACTGTTTCAAGTAAAGCAATGGCTTTAAGTGAGTTATCTGCACAACTTGTAGCAATTATTAATAGAACTTCATTTGATAAATCAAAATCAAGCGGTGTTTGTGATGTAAATTTAGTTTTTGATACTACGAAATTAAAACTTGACCATGTAAATTTTAAAGAAACAAACTTTGTGCAACTTGGAAATGGAAAAAATTGGACAGTAAAAAATCACCATGAATGTGATTTAGGTAAATGGATTGAAGCCCATAAAAATGAGTCATTTACAAGAAATTCTGATTGGCAAGAGTTCCTAAAAGCCCATGAAGAAGTTCATTCAAATGTTCAAGAATATATAAATGTTGATAGTGTAAATAAAAGGGATGAGAGACTTCCATCTATAGCTAAACATATTGAAGAAAGTACAACAAAGGTATTTGATTATATTGATAAAATAAAAGCTCATAAATGTGAAGAGATGAAACTTGAAAAGGAACATGAAGTTTCAACTAAGGAGAAAAAGGAACTTAAAAAATCTACTCCTATTGTTAAAAAAGAGTATTCTAAACCTAGAGATATAAAGGCTCAAAATAGTAATGATGATGAATGGGAAAGCTTTTAA
- the tpx gene encoding thiol peroxidase, translating into MATTKLKGNIVNLAGNEVNVGDKAPVVTVVAQDLSEITVGGKAQVIVVVPSLDTPVCAAETRRFNEEAASSDSEVVVVSMDLPFAMGRFCTTEGIENLKVGSDFRNKDLANAYGVLIADGPLAGVTCRAIFVTDADGIVTYKEICPEITEEPNYEAALAAIN; encoded by the coding sequence ATATTGTTAATTTAGCAGGAAATGAAGTAAATGTAGGTGATAAAGCTCCAGTTGTAACTGTTGTGGCACAAGATTTATCAGAAATAACTGTTGGTGGAAAAGCTCAAGTTATTGTAGTAGTACCATCACTTGATACTCCAGTATGTGCAGCAGAAACAAGAAGATTTAATGAAGAAGCTGCAAGTTCAGATTCTGAAGTTGTGGTAGTTTCTATGGACTTACCTTTTGCAATGGGAAGATTTTGTACAACTGAGGGGATTGAAAACCTAAAAGTTGGTTCAGATTTTAGAAATAAAGATTTAGCAAATGCATACGGTGTTTTAATTGCTGATGGACCATTAGCAGGTGTTACTTGTAGAGCAATTTTTGTTACAGATGCAGATGGTATTGTAACTTATAAAGAGATTTGTCCAGAGATTACAGAAGAGCCAAATTATGAGGCTGCTTTAGCTGCAATTAACTAA
- a CDS encoding ATP-dependent helicase — translation MPLSNLNEDQLSAATCQKGFNLIIASAGTGKTSTIVGRIANLINNGVKPEEILLLTFTNKAAAEMVSRVAKFFGKDTAKKIMAGTFHSVSYKLLKELNINITLKQPSELKTLFKSLYEKRVFYDRDDEANPYDGGYLYDLYSLYLNSNDGEDLGSWIKNKNEAHEIYTPIYEDVVLEFNELKVKYGYANFDDLLTIMLDTLKEKEFPFKEILVDEYQDTNPLQGRLLDAFKPKSLFCVGDYDQSIYAFNGSDIGIISTFSTRYNNANVFTLRKNYRSSRPILDLATKVIEHNERIYEKHLQVMRNDVSIPPKLLAFNELFAQYHHISDLISKSSTPHNEIAIIFRNNSSADGIEANLREYGIPAKRKGGMSFFDSVEVKFVLDLLVMQLSHNDMMAFIHILEHGKGIGKAIAKDIFDALIKLGHGDIFKGLFHPDASILNPYESNRVKNIQLGLFDDFVELGSVSKFKDCGFEEAFLGNPILKHPKLNIDGAKYIYDFYLLVKQIRRTKNPDSLIASITGSMLYSRLKDFLSTKRATQKDGTVNAVQKAKALAKLNRKVMLLKQLARNFHDLSKFVNSMILGGGEMSEGEGVNLLSVHASKGLEFKEVFVIDLMDGRFPNRKLMSKGGSLEEERRLFYVAVTRAKDVLYLSYAKFDKIKKMDFIHSPFLKEAGLIKKESEEI, via the coding sequence ATGCCTTTATCTAATCTAAATGAAGACCAATTAAGTGCTGCAACATGTCAAAAAGGGTTTAACCTTATTATTGCTAGTGCTGGTACGGGAAAAACTTCTACAATTGTAGGAAGAATTGCGAATTTAATTAATAATGGCGTAAAACCAGAAGAGATATTACTTTTAACTTTTACAAATAAAGCAGCGGCTGAAATGGTTTCAAGGGTTGCTAAATTTTTTGGAAAAGATACAGCAAAAAAAATTATGGCTGGAACTTTTCACTCAGTATCTTATAAACTTTTAAAAGAGTTAAATATAAATATAACTCTAAAGCAACCAAGTGAATTAAAAACACTATTTAAATCTTTATATGAAAAAAGAGTTTTTTACGATAGAGATGATGAAGCTAATCCTTATGATGGTGGTTATTTATATGACCTTTATTCTTTATATTTAAACTCAAATGATGGTGAAGATTTAGGCTCATGGATAAAAAATAAAAATGAAGCCCATGAGATTTATACTCCAATTTATGAAGATGTTGTTTTAGAATTTAATGAACTAAAAGTGAAATATGGTTATGCAAATTTTGATGATTTATTAACTATTATGCTAGATACTCTAAAGGAAAAAGAGTTTCCTTTTAAAGAGATTCTTGTTGATGAATACCAAGATACAAATCCTTTACAAGGAAGACTGTTAGACGCATTTAAACCAAAATCATTGTTTTGTGTTGGAGACTATGACCAAAGTATTTACGCTTTTAATGGTTCAGATATTGGAATTATTTCAACTTTTTCAACTAGATATAACAATGCAAATGTTTTTACATTAAGAAAAAACTATCGTTCATCTAGACCTATTTTGGATTTAGCTACAAAAGTTATTGAACATAATGAAAGAATTTATGAAAAGCATCTACAAGTTATGAGAAATGATGTATCTATTCCACCAAAACTCTTAGCTTTTAATGAACTTTTTGCCCAATATCATCATATATCAGATTTGATTTCAAAAAGTTCAACCCCACATAATGAAATAGCAATTATTTTTAGAAATAATTCGAGTGCAGACGGGATAGAAGCAAATTTAAGGGAGTATGGAATCCCTGCTAAAAGAAAAGGTGGTATGTCTTTTTTTGATTCTGTAGAGGTTAAATTTGTTTTAGATTTACTTGTTATGCAATTAAGTCATAATGATATGATGGCTTTTATTCATATTTTAGAACATGGAAAAGGTATTGGAAAAGCAATTGCAAAAGATATTTTTGATGCTTTAATTAAATTAGGTCATGGGGATATCTTTAAAGGTTTATTTCATCCAGATGCTTCGATTTTAAATCCATATGAATCAAATAGAGTAAAAAATATTCAGCTGGGACTTTTTGACGACTTTGTTGAGTTAGGTTCAGTTTCTAAATTCAAAGATTGTGGTTTTGAAGAGGCATTTTTAGGAAATCCAATATTGAAGCATCCAAAATTAAATATTGATGGAGCAAAATATATTTATGATTTTTATCTATTAGTAAAACAAATTAGAAGGACTAAAAATCCAGATTCTTTAATTGCTTCTATTACAGGTTCTATGCTTTATTCAAGACTTAAAGATTTCCTTTCTACAAAAAGGGCAACCCAAAAAGATGGAACAGTAAATGCTGTACAAAAGGCAAAAGCTTTAGCAAAATTAAATAGAAAAGTGATGTTACTAAAACAACTTGCAAGAAATTTTCATGACTTATCTAAATTTGTAAACTCTATGATTTTAGGTGGTGGAGAGATGAGTGAAGGGGAGGGTGTAAATCTTCTTTCCGTTCACGCAAGTAAAGGTTTAGAGTTTAAAGAGGTTTTTGTAATTGATTTAATGGATGGAAGGTTCCCAAATAGAAAACTTATGAGTAAAGGTGGAAGTTTAGAAGAGGAAAGAAGACTTTTTTATGTTGCTGTAACAAGAGCAAAAGATGTACTTTATTTAAGTTATGCAAAATTTGACAAAATTAAAAAAATGGATTTTATTCACTCTCCATTTTTAAAAGAAGCAGGATTAATAAAAAAGGAATCTGAGGAAATTTAG
- a CDS encoding ferric reductase-like transmembrane domain-containing protein, with protein MKKVLLAIVLFLPLVYLSLELFIFQDVTDPIKYIYTITGATATVILFITITLSLITKWINLIKYRRMIGLFGFLYALLHFLNFYILDAELDFAFVIKETLDKPFIYLGMIAFFILIFMAITSTKRLFKKYKNYHKLIYFALGLITIHFIMAQKSLTILQIIYVLLILVIGYCKLLQQIINKNKI; from the coding sequence ATGAAAAAAGTATTATTAGCTATTGTATTATTTCTCCCTTTGGTATATTTATCACTTGAATTATTTATTTTTCAAGATGTAACTGATCCCATAAAATATATTTATACAATAACAGGTGCAACAGCAACAGTTATACTTTTTATTACAATTACCCTTAGTTTGATAACAAAATGGATTAATCTAATCAAGTACAGAAGAATGATTGGTTTGTTTGGTTTTTTATATGCACTTTTACATTTTCTAAATTTTTATATTTTAGATGCAGAACTTGATTTTGCTTTTGTAATAAAAGAGACTTTAGATAAACCTTTTATCTATTTAGGAATGATAGCCTTTTTTATTCTAATATTTATGGCAATAACTTCAACCAAAAGGCTTTTTAAAAAATATAAGAATTATCATAAGCTAATTTATTTTGCTTTAGGATTGATTACAATACATTTTATAATGGCTCAAAAGTCACTTACAATCTTACAAATTATATATGTATTATTGATATTAGTAATCGGATATTGTAAGCTTTTACAACAAATTATTAATAAAAATAAAATATGA
- the msrP gene encoding protein-methionine-sulfoxide reductase catalytic subunit MsrP: protein MNIIKKPSWYIDENEITSKELFDNRRIFLKLGAASLIAGSSIVEALAKENIPVPNLDYIKDKNLDNLDLNTYEQITNYNNFYEFTTSKERVAKMAHTLNTDGWKIFVDGLVEKPLELDFDDLIKKFTLEERIYRFRCVEGWSMVVPWIGIRLKDFIKYVKPLSKAKYIQFETMLDEDMFPDQGRGVFSTISYPYIEGLRMDEAINDLTILAVGLYGSSMPKQNGAPIRLIVPWKYGFKSIKSIANISFTEEEPLNSWQKENPREYGFYANVNPNVDHPRWSQKRERVLGKFFKQKTLMFNGYSNEVAHLYKGMDLTKFI from the coding sequence ATGAATATTATAAAAAAACCATCTTGGTATATCGATGAAAATGAGATTACTTCAAAAGAGCTCTTTGATAATAGAAGAATATTTCTAAAACTTGGAGCGGCATCTTTAATTGCTGGTTCTTCAATTGTAGAAGCTTTAGCAAAAGAGAATATTCCAGTTCCAAATTTAGATTATATAAAAGATAAAAATTTAGATAATTTAGATTTAAATACCTATGAGCAAATAACAAACTATAATAACTTTTATGAATTTACTACATCAAAAGAAAGAGTTGCAAAAATGGCACACACTTTAAATACTGATGGTTGGAAAATATTTGTTGATGGCTTAGTTGAAAAACCTCTAGAATTGGATTTTGATGATTTAATAAAAAAATTTACTTTAGAAGAACGAATTTATAGATTTAGATGTGTAGAGGGATGGTCTATGGTTGTTCCCTGGATTGGTATTAGGTTAAAGGATTTTATAAAATATGTCAAACCTCTCTCAAAGGCAAAATACATACAGTTTGAAACCATGTTAGATGAAGATATGTTCCCTGATCAAGGAAGAGGTGTTTTTTCAACTATATCATATCCTTATATAGAAGGTCTTAGAATGGATGAAGCAATAAATGATTTGACTATTTTAGCAGTAGGTCTTTATGGTTCATCAATGCCAAAACAAAATGGTGCTCCAATTAGATTAATTGTTCCTTGGAAATATGGTTTTAAATCAATTAAATCTATTGCTAATATCTCTTTTACTGAAGAAGAACCTTTAAACTCATGGCAAAAAGAGAATCCAAGAGAATATGGATTTTATGCAAATGTAAATCCAAATGTTGACCATCCAAGATGGTCTCAAAAAAGAGAAAGGGTGCTTGGAAAATTTTTTAAACAAAAAACTTTAATGTTTAATGGATATTCAAATGAGGTTGCCCATTTGTATAAGGGGATGGATTTAACAAAATTCATTTAG